The DNA sequence GACTAAGTCCAGTCATGCATTGCTCAGCACTGGAGACAAAGTTCTAAGAAATGTGTCATTAGGCAATTTTCTCATTGTGTGCCTGTCACACCGTGTACTTATACGAGTCTAGGTGACCCAGCCCCGCCATTCAGCTCGTCCTCCTGATGTAAGAGACTTATTGAACATAGGGCGTGTGAGTCAGCTGGAATAGCATGGCTTAGTGTTCTCTAGTAAGCCTGTTTTCTTGTAATGCCAGTCGGGAAGGCGTGATTGCTAGAGAACTTGATGCCATTAGAAAGAATCCAGAGCTTTCAGTAGAAAGGCACAGGGAAGACCTCCAGGGGCTCTCGGGAAGGGACAGGTCACTCTTACCCACTGGTTTCAAACGTCTGAAAGAGTAAAGTTGTTTGTAAACAGTGTTACTTCTGAAGGGAGACATGGGGCAGCCATAGGGTACCCTGCTCGCACAGGGTCGCTGCCCTTTGCAGAGAATGCTGTAGAGGGAGAGGGCCCTGTGGGAGCTGTACCTTCAGTTTCCAGTGCGTTTATTACGGATCTGGCAGGCAACGGTAAAAGAAAAACAGCGAGTGCTGATGGTGGCAGTGTTTCTCCTGGCTTTAGGTCACTTTGCTTGCCCGAGTCACCCTGCCTCTGTGGCAGTGAGTGAGTTCTTACAGTGTGAACAGTACTCTCGGACTCTCTTAGGGACACAGAGTTGAGAACTGTGCTGTGTAAACATTCCCCTGCATCTTTAGCTTCGAGCTCCATCCTCCCTCTCACTTGCCGGACCTCGAGTTCCTTGGACCAACATTTCATTCTTCTGTATGACATTTCTGGGGTCTGGTATCTCGGAAACAAACATTGCACCAgctcttcttttatttctgtctccCGCGCTCTTCAGTCTGAAGCTCCTTGTTGTAATGCACCCCTCTGGTCGTTAGCTCTGCTCCAGAGCCCTGAGGAATTGTGGGTTAGATAAAGAACTGCGGAGAGCCCCCCAAACGGTGTGCTGGCACAGGCTTCCCCACAGTGAGGGGCGACCCTGGGCTTTCTTTGCCCAGTTCCTGCTGCAAAGACAAAATCCTTTCCTTTGTCTAGATGACCTTCAGAAAGATCCTGGGAGCTGGGGGTGTGGgataggaagggaagggggatttGTCTTCAGAAGGCTCAGAGGAGGTGTGCTCTGAGCTGATTGCCACCCAACCGTGGGATTTAACTCAAGACATAGGACAGTATAGGATGGAGCTTCCCCCTGTCCCCCGGGTTCCCAATCTAAGACAGCACAGAGACTGACATCACTACACTCAGCTGAAACCGAGTTACTGTTTTTCTGATATTACAGGGTGACGTGACCAATAAAGGCATTGGCAAGTCTCTTTGATCCTTTCAGTTTCTAAAGGGGATTCTCGGTGGAAAATACCACGCTACACCTTTTAAAGCTTTCTTCAGATTATGTTATGCTTttgagctttttctttctttgacaggCTTTAAGTAGTAAGAACTGAGTGTAATCTAAATTTTCCTCACAGAGAATACAGCACCCTTGTGTGAACTAAACTTCCTTAACTGGGGTGAACATAGCATTTGTCAActaaaaacagttttttaaactGGCCTATTTTAGGTAAATGTGTATTTTGTAAGAGAGAAGACATTATTCTGATGTCATCGAGGGTGGAAGCCGCAGCCTTTGCTGTTCTGTGTTCCTGTCCATAGGTGGAAAAGGGACGAGAGCGGGAATAAGATCACACACCCTGTCTCTGGGAAATGCATCTTGCAGTTCGTTGCCATCAAGAGGAAAGACTGTGGAGAGTGGGCAATCCCGGGGGTAAGCGTGGCGCCCCCTGCTGGGGATGCTGGTGCGGGTCACTGTGAGGCTCCCGTGTGAGGTGACTGATCTTTGTCACCAAGCTTAGGATGATAGACGGTTTCTAGAATTCAGGACAATTCTAGCATCTTTGGAAGGAACATGAACGTTTGGCTAGATCGAGGTTCGAGTTCTGTCCTGTGCACTTGCCGCTGGGTGATTCCAGGcgctcatctttaaaatgaagacagCAATATTTACCTCAGAGAGATAGCCTTTGAACATCTGGCATATAAGGTTGGCATTCATTATGTAAGGTCCATTTCAATCCCCTACTTTAAactcagttttatatttttagtattaCTTATGGTATTCTTACAATTTGTAAGCATAATGAAAAGGTGACACTTGTAATAGACTTTCTCTTGAAGTTCCACGTCCCCATCACTTTTAGCTCATGCTAATTTTGTACCATTGATATGGTTGAAGTGACCTTTAAAACATGTCTTCAGTGTGGTAGGTTTTGTAGTTTATGCCTGTTGTGAGGAGGAGGTGTCTGATGTGAACATGAACCTGCTGTGGGcatgaatatgtttttctttgtggTGTCAGACCAGGATGAGTTACAGACAGTAGCTGACAGATCCAGTGTAGGCTGGTTACCACGAGCCGAGTCAGCCAGCTTCTCTCTCACGATAATGATTTCatggattttattatttatttccatttgaaaTTCCGATCACGGGAGCAGCTGCAGTAGTTGCTGCGTTCTGAGACCTGTTGGTCTCCTTGACCGGTTCTGTACGTTTGTGAGTGAATACTGTAGAGGGTGAGGTATGACagccacatgaacacacaccccTGTCTTTTGTTACATTCCACTGGGAAAGGCAGATAATGTCATGAGTAAGTATCTTGTGCCAGTAGGcgataaaagaaaactaaatcgGACAGAAAGTAAAAGAGGATTTAGGGGAAGTGACatttaaatgacattttgaaGGAACTGAATGAGTTATTTCTGTGGAGaaacatgtgggttctggggagacACATTCTGGATAAACCCAGTGAGGCAGCCCTTAGAAGGGGCATTTCTGGTGCTTTCTGCTGAAGATGCCATCGTGGCTGAGGTGGACGAGATGGGTGGGGAAGAGCCACTGTGCCGTTTCCTTGCCTCCAGGCCTTGTAGTCTGAGTTGGGAAAGTATCAGGAAGTGCTGTTGCGTGGACAGTTGGCCATAGCCTAATGCTCGAGCAATTACCCTTGCCCGTACCGTTGTATGAGTTGCCTTTCTTGGCTGCTTCTGCTAGAAACGAGTGTTTTAAGAAGTGCTTCTCAGAGAGGGCTGGGGTGAGTATTGTGGGCAAATACAGTAAGACACGTTTATTGTCCCACTCAGTAAATATGTGTACAAGGAGCCAAAGCTCACCGCTTCTCAAAAATGTGTCTGCAGGGGATGGTGGACCCCGGAGAGAAGATCAGTGCCACCCTGAAAAGGGAGTTTGGTGAAGAAGCCCTGAACTCATTACAGAAGTCCAGTGCCGAGAAGAGGGAGATCGAGGAGAAACTGCATGCGCTCTTCAGCCAAGAGCATCTCGTGGTAAGGAGCTCCCCCGCAGGCCCAGCCAGGAGGGCCCTGGGATCTGCTCACAAAGCACATTTGCTGAAGGGTTTATAGCCTGGCCTTAGCTCGTGTGATCACTCTcaactctcccccacccacttttTCTCAGCTGAGGGCTGACCTCGCATGACAAATAGGCTATTTTCTTACACACTGACAATCTATTAAACAGATCTTGTTGTTTACAAAAATTCAGCTTGCTGTGAAAAGCCCTTTGcatattagatttattttacagttttttttttaaatcactaatcCTTTAAGGTTTATGTCTCTATGCCTGTATTGTCTGTATACTCTGTGTTAGTAAAAGAAAACATCACAGAAAGCCTGTGGCAGTCAGTGATGAGATGACAgagcctcttttctttttgactGTCATTTggattgctttgtttttcttccaaaattGGGATCTCTTAacttggtggggttttttttgtttgtttgtttgtttgtttttttaagggaTGTAACACAAAGCTCAGCCTGGTTAGGTATTTGCTGTGTAACCTAGGTTGTCtttgtatgtacgtgtgtgctcacatgtgtgcatatgcgtatgtgtgcctgtctgtctgtccttccatgTGTAAGGTTGAGGGCAGAAGACTTCTTTAGCTGTTGTTCCTCTCGTGCCATTtactttccttttgagacagatctTATTGGTTAGGCCTGATTCCCGTCTCTGAGAAGCACTTCTTAAAGCATTCATTTCTAGCAGAAGCAGCCAAGAAAGGCAACTCATACACTGGGCCGCAGTAATTGGTCCAGCGTTAGGCTATGGCAAACTGGTCCAGGCAATGGTTGCCAGGCAATGGCACTTCCTGATACTTTGCAGCTGGTAGCTCGAGAGATGCACAGATCTCCCTGTGCTTGCCCAGCCTTCGCCTACTGcctgagctctctccagcccaggactgGGTCTCCTGAGTCCATTCCTCAGCCTCCTAGGGCCCTGCTGGTTTTATATCTGCTGTCAGGGTGTCTTAACCATGTTTGTGTAGGATGACtagttctagattttttttctggtatcaATAagctttaaatttaaatttttagatttatctaCATATTATCTAGGTTTATCAGGAACAATAAACCTCTCAATATATGAAGTTTTAATCACAGAAATTATTACAATAGAAACATGCTTATATTATGGAACCTTTGCAGAAAGTATAGCTCATATTGactcctctctctcacacactctctctctctctctctctctctctcacacacacacacacacacacacacacacacacacacacacacacacatttagatgtacactgtagctgtcttcagacacaccagacgagggcatcggattccattacagttggttgtgagccaccatgtggttgctgggaatcgaactcaggacctctggaagagcagtcagtgttcttaaccactgaaccatctctccagctcccatgtatatttctttataagcatttgtgtgtgtgtgtgtttgtggtaaaAACATGTAATATAACAGACTTTTTCACCATTTTAGActgtccagttcagtagtgtggTGTGTGCAGCAGGATATTTACAAGTCTTAGCTAAGGAAGGAAGCTCCAGCCTCGCCTTCCACCCTCACctgttcttctctctcccctcttggAAGTAGATATATAAGGGGTATGTTGACGACCCTCGGAACACTGACAATGCGTGGATGGAGACGGAAGCCGTGAACTACCATGATGAAACAGGTAATTCTATACTCAAATATGACTGGAACTGGAGGACTAGCTGAAGCCAAGAGGTCCACTAGGCCAGCATCAGATCTAGAGTAGAGCCTCTGAAACCAATCAGCTACTGAGCTTACGGTTCTTGGTCTGCAGGCGAAGGCGTTGGTTGGTGTTAATAGAGGACTTGAGACAAAGCTTGTAAAGTTGATCAGCAGTGACTAAATGAATGTCTTTAATCTACTGATGGCATGTGACGTTAAGGCTGGATTATAGGCTAAAATAAAGCAATGTAAAACTAGCAGTTAGTGCAATTCTTGCAAAAGCAGGTGAGCCTCTGGGTGGGCCGTTTGGTGATGGGGTAAGAGACGGCGTTTCCGTTTGCCTTGCCGTGCCGCGGCCTTGGACTGGCTTGCCCTGTGTGTCGTGAGCGTAAGCGTGTGTTGTTAAGTCCATGCTTTGTTTTCCTGATCTCTGGGTTTAAGACTCGATCAGCAGAGACTGTCTGTTACTGCAGAGAGAAGGGAATCCCTGTCTTCAGCATGATTGGGATCTTCACACAGCCCCGATCCACAGGAAGCCTTTCTTGCTAGGCTGGGTGGTGTCTTAAGCATTTGGCATCCATTTGTAGGGGAATGAAACAAGGCCAGCTTCCAGAGAACTCCGTGTTCTTCTGGTCCTTGGCTGAGCTGCCCAATCTTATGCTAATCACTTGTCCTCCCTGGGCAGCCAGGACCTGGGAGGTCCCCTTTCTCTCGGCCTTTCCTTGGCCTTGGGAAACTCCAGCAccgtctcctttctctctgcagcAGCTCTAGGAAGATGCTGAGCTTGTTCCTTAGTACAGGACCTTAGAGGATGTGTGCAGTGGAGCTCAGAATGGGGCTTCCACAGCTTAGCTGTGCACACCCCACTATTTATCTGTGAGGCTAAAAGCAAACGACCTTTCCTCCAGAGATTAAGGTGAATTATGTATCTGATGTGTGGttgctctttcttcctctgtaaaaagaaaattctttgctCATGAATTCTAAGGTCATAGTTTATCTAACAAAAGGAATTAAGGCAAGCAGTTGTAGACCTGTACCTGTTTCTCTGCCGAGGAGTGTGCTCCGATGACTTATCTCTTTGCCATAGCTGTAGGGGCTGGGCCTGTCCCCTCGTCTCACTGATCAACCCTCCCCACACTTTTGGGCGTCTCCTTGGTAAGGGAATGATCCTCTTTTGGTCTAATCTCAATTAGACCAAAttaattatttggaaaaataattgttCATGAGGACCATAAACGATATGTTCAGACTGGTTGCTGTTCCCACTCCCTGCTGTAAGAGGGGATTTTCTGCCCCAGGGGTGGCAGTGTGTCCCGTGACCCATGCTCTTTGCTGGATCTGAAAACTGTCTGTTTTCAGTTCAGCTTTCTTCTTGTGAGAGAGGTGGCTGTTGAACTCTGTGTATTTAAATAttgaacagttttgttttgagtgGTCGATCAGGTAGTTGGAGGAGTAAAAGGAAGCCTAGATATTATTGATTCCAATAAAACACAGGATGCTGGAGGCTGTCCTCAGGTAACAGCCTCATAATGTAGGCTGTAGAGGTGATAGATGTACAACTGGGGTGCCAGCCTGGTACTCAGCGCCTGTTGCCAGACATTATCTCCTAAGGAGGGCTTTGTTGTCTCACTGCAGTGGTGGTTTTTACACAGGTAAAGTAATTGAAACTTACTTAGAGAATAGATGTAGGGAAGACAGAGTAAACCACCACCTCTCACTAACATTGcgcctcagcttcttccagacgCTGGGTAGCGGCACAGTGACGATAAAAGGTGCTAGAGCTGCATGCTCTTCTTCCACTTGAAAACatattctgctttctttctttgttttttgtttctgttttgagatagtcttgacacatagcccaggctgtcctgagctcactctatagcccaggctggccatgaactcatggGCAGTCGTCCTGCCTTTGATTGCCAGACACTGGGATTACAGTTCCAGATTACCATGTGAGGCTCAGTCACCTCCGTGTTTAGTGAATGTGGCACTCCATTGTACATCACTGTTGTTTCTTTAACCTGCTTCGTAAAGGTGAAAAATTTGATCCTGCCCACTTTTAAGAGTGAGAGGTGCAATGGTCCTgcagttagagcactggctgctcgtgctgaggacccaggttcaactcccattGCCCTCTTCTAGCAcctggcacacatgtggtacacagacatacatgcaggcaaaacacccatacacataaaaataaataaaaattaaacagtgTAGAATATAATACTAAATGTTTATATACGCACATAAAGCACACAcgtatgtttatatacatacatgcaaagtaCATACACATGTTTAGGTTCACACATaaagcacacatatatgtttacacaggcaaagcacacacatgtgttgcCTTGAatagctttctctctgtcttttttggataattttttgagacagagtctcattatatagcccaggctgtctctgaGCTAAGCGATGTCTCTGCCTCGGTCCTCTGGGGCACTGGCATTGCTACCCAGAACTTCATGTTTCCTAGGCAGGTAATGACCACTGAGCTGAATCCTAGACCTGTAAACTCCTCATATACCCAGTGCCTGCAGCAGAGTCTGGTATACAAGGCATTCACACCTACTGAGTGAGTGggagaatttattttctaaaacactgGGTAAACACCATCAATATACCTGTGGAAGTAGCCATTTACATGTCTAGCAATGATGGCATTTATAAGTAATGATACAGCTGAATAGATACAGTTGTAAATAGATACAGCTGTAAATAGATACAGTtgtaaatatgttatattttagtTTGTGGTTTGGCATCGACTACATAGCATTGGACCACAAAATGAGTTAGAAGTTTGCTTTTAGGCTTTTTATATTTAATCCTTCTGGAGTTTATTGTAAAGGGTTTCAAATAAAATGGCATCTATGTCTCTCTTGGTCTAAAGGAGAAGAGCTTTCTTCTTAGTACTTTCATCTAATATTTCATTACAGTTCAGGCCTTTTGGAATATTCTGGTTTTTAATTCCTTGGTCACCTAATAATGAtgatttaatcttatttttaataagacttTTGATGATCCAGAATTGCATTAAGAAATGGAATAAACaatccctcccccttttttggTGCTGTGTCTTTGGAAACTAGGGGAGACAATGGACAACCTCACCCTGGAGGCCGGAGATGACGCGGGGAAGGTGAAGTGGGTGGACATCAGCGACCAGCTCAAGTTGTACGCCAGTCACTCTCAGTTCATCAAACTCGTGGCAGAGAAACGAGATGCCCACTGGAGCGAGGACCGCACCGCTGACAGCCGTGGGCTATAGCCCGTCCCCGTGAGCCAGCGGCAGGGCCACAGAACTGACACCCCACAGAGGCCACCTGGAAATGCTTGCAACAGGGTGAAACGCCTGGATA is a window from the Mus caroli chromosome 5, CAROLI_EIJ_v1.1, whole genome shotgun sequence genome containing:
- the Nudt9 gene encoding ADP-ribose pyrophosphatase, mitochondrial isoform X2 — encoded protein: MSGSNGAKENSHNKARTSPYPGSKVERSQVPNEKVGWLVEWQDYNPVEYTAVSVLAGPQWADPQISESNFSPKFNEKDGHVERKSQNGLYEIENGRPRNPAGRTGLVGRGLLGRWGPNHAADPIITRWKRDESGNKITHPVSGKCILQFVAIKRKDCGEWAIPGGMVDPGEKISATLKREFGEEALNSLQKSSAEKREIEEKLHALFSQEHLVIYKGYVDDPRNTDNAWMETEAVNYHDETGETMDNLTLEAGDDAGKVKWVDISDQLKLYASHSQFIKLVAEKRDAHWSEDRTADSRGL